Genomic window (Argopecten irradians isolate NY chromosome 2, Ai_NY, whole genome shotgun sequence):
actAATAATGCAATTTGGAGAAAAAATTACCTTGAGTGTTACAAGCTGGTAATTTGTTTAAACCCAACCTGAGATTCACACTAACCTTGGAGTATCTACGCGGACCAATGATTGGCAAGGAGATGCTAAATATCCCAGAAAGTCATCATTTTAAACCTTACAAATGACTAGCTATTGAGATTGACTAATTATAGTCATatttgttatacccctataaaaaGTTCTATATAAACTCTcttgacaaaaatgccaataaataaactgttccgtcgagcagtccaaagaactgttaaaatcgactgttaaaatgtcCTGTTGGACCAGAGTGATGTCACACCTACAATTCGTGACATCAATGCATTGTTATGAGtcaatgggtataacaaaacagttctcaactgggttttcgggcaacagatgatttgttgccCTCTACCCCAGTCAAAAACTGTATATTGTTGTTGGGCCAAAATTGGCCCTTACTGGACGTTGTCCTTTACTGGTATACTGACCGTAAGTTTTACACTGACTATTACTTTCAAAAAGACAGGAGCGcaataatgattttgaaattttcaattatcATGACCTTTTCTTCTGACCTTGGATCCTATACTAACCTGAAGGTTGCACCATTTACATTTGGACCTGGCTGAGCAGAGACGTGACAGCACATCTGTCGCTTGATACACTCTGTCAAGTCTGAATGGCTGACGGCATTCTGGACATTCTGGTTCAGCCATGTGTTGGTATGGACGTACACATTCCTCACAATACCTACAACAGTAATATCTAATCCACCTCAGTAATCCTAAATATCTTTCTTTTTCGTTCACATAGAATTGTGGTACTACAGGTACAGTCACACAGGTAAACCAGTACTAGTGCTGATGTTGTAGTCAAAGTGAGTCAAGTGTGTGAAAACAACATCAACATTTGATAAAATTGTTGCAAATAAATGGAATCTGCTATTCAAGTATCTtcaaaaacttttatttttacaagGATTCAttctaacgtgacgctacccaaattggtatgctacccaaaatggtacacttttgatatatatatgatgcagaattttcagtttacaatctaaactgataataactgtcctgaacaaaaattaaggtgtTTCATAGTTAGTGTGTCATATTCTTTCCTGTTGCTATTATCtctatttaaacatgaaaataatgaaattgtgaaagaaatctttccttaaatgaattcaaacaatttttatcaTGTCTAtagacatttattaatcaaatcaaatttaggaggtgtaccattttgggtactcaaacaGGCTTAAACACAGGGAGGGACATCCAAGTTTCTAACAGTGAAAAACTGAAATAGACTTTATTCAACCTTACATAAATTTAAACCTTGGATTTGATTCCCTTGTTGTCCTAATtaatttacagaatttgtacaaaaaatCCTGATTTTTTACAAAAGCCCTAAAAACaaggttgttatttgtttgctgGAAGGCAAAACtaataaaaagtttttgaaTATAGGCACTGATTTTATGGGGTCGGTCAGGTTAccggaaacacaaatatttttttgtatggccTAAAGTTCTCACGAGAATAGAAAATATCCCTAACAAACTCCTAATTGACAGGAGTTTGGGTACCTTATTTGACACTTCTTGGGCACCCTATAAATCGAGTTGGGCACACTAGTCATTGATATGATCACTACTCCAAAACAACACTTATTAACCAATGATTTATTATAAAGCCCCTAAGTCCGATATATAAACACTCTCATAGTGTCAATTATACAACTCTGGGCGCACATTGGCACTGGTCTCCCTAAATGGACCCCCGTGCCCAAGCACTAGCTGCTATAAATTTGAGTAATACTTCCCTTTGGTcctgtagaagaacagggaaaatacacattcttGTCGAGTGCctcgaccaggaatcgaacacAGATCTCTGGCATGGAAATCTACGgttctaccgactgagccaaagaagcatgctccgtcagctgagtgacagagactgcatgtatttaacactatgtacaaaccacaccgacttGCTCCTTTTACACTGCTccccctgtttttcttgagatttcctaaatctcaacccgagactctttaaccacctTCCAAGGGTTATTTAGCTGGGtgccaatgtagaagaacagggaaaatacacaatactgtcgagtgccccgatcAGGAATCGAACCTGCATGGGGTCTCCAGTTGAAAAACTACGGCTTTACCAACTGAGCCAAAAAAGCATGCTCAGTCAGCTGAGTGAAAGAGACCGTATTTTACACTATGTACAAACAACACCGCTCCTTTTACAGTCCTTTACCAATTACACATTACAAACACATTATTAAAACAGTTTTAGGTTACTGCGCCTGATCATGATAAGCGAATTGATCTGGTCACATGGTCTTCCTAAAACTCAAGCTAAAACAATCAAATACATGTTTCCCTGTATTGTGAAGATAAAACGCTGTCAAATTACTTTGGCAGTGAAAATGCTGCAGGTACATGGCTGTTAAACCGATGCATTAGTCAAGAAGGTCCTCTGCGCATCCATCAGATCTTTCCTACCACATCAGATTTAATTATTCCACACCCTTTTGATACCACATTGCTATGGCCAAATTATGTACAACCATAGTCTAATGATATATGTCTACCTATTACAGCTGTATGCCTACTGTTTATTGTTAGTGCGTGTTACCAGTGGCCTGCCACTGTCAGAAACCTTAGGGACGATCGACCTAGGCCTGTGTTGACAGTTATAAATATCACCAGGGTTTCCATCATTATACTTACACGTGGTTGTTTCCACAAGATAATATCACAGGGTTCGTGAATATTTCGAGACATATAGGACAGATGAAACCCGCATTATGCAGTTCAACCTCTTCATATTCGTAAGCTACATGTACGCCTGCCATTTTTCTATAATTTTTCAATCATCACCACTAGGCCTACCTAAAAATCCGACATGTTGATGTTCCGAAGAGACGGGaagttaaaataatattattctATTTTATGGACTACATACTACTATGCATACATCAAAcgaatatattttaattgagaaaaacaaaatgagaaaaatagACGAATTGTTACCTAAACAGCGACAAATAAATATATGAGGTCCGATCAATtagtgtaaggggagataacctttGTATAAATAACAGAGATAACTCGTTACATTGCCCCTAGGATCCaaacgaaaatatttttttttttgagaaaaaaacatttcGATAAAGGGTGATGGGATGGTAAAGAAACACATGTTTGATAAGTTGATACTTTAATACAGACTTTTTTAGTAGATCTTATAGAATGATACAGACATTAAACAAACTCATTCATACACGTTAAGCTTACACAAACAGCATTGTCATCTTCTCGAGAaagaaaacaactacatgtagacTTCGgttcacagggacctggcacaattCTTGTTAAACTAacagaatatatatgtatatattagatactataatatatatatgtatactattggttaaaatttttcgtgccaggtccctgtgcttcGGTTGTCAGCATCGGACACGATTACAAATCACTTTTATAGtaaataaattaagaaattacATATAGACCGACTGTAAGATACTAGTATTAAATTAAATAGACTTTTCAGAAACATATCCTTACCGAGATTAGACAAAAAACCCATGAGAAATGGAtaaaagttgattgatatacattgtatgtatgtatgtaatatgcCTATCAGTGGAATCTGATCAGAAGCTAGATTGATTGGTTAACAAAATGTTTCTTACATGTAAACTTCTAAATTTGGCCCAGACGTCTGCATTTCCAGATATTTTGCCTTGTGGACGAAAACAATTTCTTCTACGTATCATATATTGTTAGCTAGCCATGCAGAAAAATCATTTCTAACAGTGAtcgtttatacatgtacatagagattggcaactccgccatttttgcgatcggcagatgtacctctgtatgggcttaggggtttttagataaacttttaaatagttaaatacagcagaataactttgaaatgttataaaagttcagttattttcagatggtttgattacgattttggaaagaaaaaataatattttaacttatataataataaaacaaaatgcacctCCGGTTTTGAATGATTGCCGATTTTCattctttcaaaaatcatattaaatacaacaaattggaaaaactggtcacatcaaaccatgatataatttttaaactttgtattgatgcaaaaagatattgtttaaaagaatacacttaaaagtagttagccaagggaaaatgcctataaaccggaggtccctctgcctgtcaacaaagacaaaggaGTTTctaatctctatgtatatatgtttctggaaTAACATACACGTGTGCGAGTTGCTCTGTACATTTGTCTCATCCTTGATTTGTCTATATTGTTATCATCTAAAATGGTGTCACAGTTGTCTGCAAAAAAGCCTGTTGATAAAGCCATCTTTGGGAAggtttagatatatttatactacCATAAAAGGTAGGACTGAATACGCACTGTGACAGACTGCAGGTAGTTacaaaaatacttattttatgTAATGAGTGATTCTTATTGGCCGACAGGTTGGCATTGGAGTTTTCGGTTATATTTAAGTTTCACATTGTATTTTCATCAGTCCGCTCGGGGGAGCCCGATCGAGAAGTGAGTAAGGATGATTATCTTGTGCTCCAGTTCATCTAGTTTAACTTGATAATCTGATACATTTGTAGTTATGACTAGACAGAAGGGTCATAAGTTGTCAGTATCGTTAGAAATACaaatttaagaaattttatacaaatgcatCGTAGATTAACTACAaaaaatcaaggatttataagtgatacCATTTACGTCtttgaaaaaattaaatattctaaacaagaggcccaagggccttgacggtcatctgactacctcgGCAATATTAGTCAAATTAATcatatatggtgtcatggtagccaccATGACAAATAGTTGAAGAAGTTCaacatgtgttttcaagatgtcggctgtggcggccatcttggatttcatatcgacccgaaaaataacaacactttgtcgggaccatgtcaggatcatttcatgcaagtttcagctaaatcgcaccggtagaacttgagaagaagttcaaaatgtgaaaagttaacgcacggcgcacgggaAGATGGCGgttatggcggccatcttggacataggatcgacccgaaaaataacaacacttggtcgggaccatgtcaggatcatttcaagtaagtttcagctaaatcgcactggtagaacttgagaagaagttcaaaatgtgaaaagttaacgcacggcgcacggcggacgacgacggacgaaacatgacgactaaaggtcatcctgacccttcgggtcagatgatcTTAAAAAATGTCTTCTGGTGACTGAAACGAAGACGCTCAAAATGTACTAAATGTTATAAGTGAGAAAGTGAGAGTGAAAGAGACGTTTCTTTTGTATTTGTCTTTGTATACTgtgaaaaatgcaaataaaaatgtgtttcaagtgaaaacaaaatttagtCTGGGTATGCCGGGATGTTGCTATCCAGAAATTGGTACAAGTATATCACGACGTATAACAATATTATTTTGGCGGCTTTTGATTATCACAAATTGGTAAaacttctgtgaaaattttattaaGACATTGAGAAAAGAACGAAGTACAAGAGAAATTGTAATCTAGCTGGAACAGAAATGGCGAGACAATGTGATCTATACATCGCCGTCAGTTGGAGAGTCAGCATTGGTCACTTGTTCTCTGGTGATTGACGTGACGGATTGACGTTTTTATTTCTTCCCTTAGGGCATTTCCTTGTATTGTAAGTGACCACCGTCAAATATTTCTGGACGTTCAGGGAAACTCCCAACTCCATGGTAAGTTTACACGTTTATCTCTGGTTTTAGTTTTATCTTCAcgaaatataattacatatttcgACGATTAAAGTGTTTTAGCTGTGATAGATGTAATTGTAAAATACATAACGTTTGGTGTTATAACGTCACTAGCTCTGCGCTGGTCAAGGGCGTGAGTCATACGAACACTGGTCATTGTTCTAGTATGCACCGGTCAGTAAGTCAGTGAGTGGTCAACTAGATATGTGCCGTGGGATGGCGAATATGGTTAAGTAGGATATTCTCTAATTGAAATGACAAACTCTTGACTCCCAAAACTTCGTCAATATGTTAAAGCACAGGGGCTTGACACAAGTGTTGGGGTGTCACCCACACTCGTTTCTCAAGCCCATGTGAGTAAATCTATAATTATGAAGCTATACATTGTAGTCGTGCAGTGAATTTCGAGAATGGATTGAAACAAGTGACGTATGTAGTTTCATTTCGAGATTCCACATAGACAGTTGGTGAAGCTGGACCTTGTGGGTTATTTATCAACCTTTAGTTTCCTAAACGCCAATGTTTAATCAACTACATGTCTACTAGTTTTATTACTATGCGCCAACATTTTACGAATGAAATTCTAACTGAAGGTTTGATTAAACGAAAAAGATATAAATGCTTGATTTGTATTCCAAAAAGTCAAACAAAATGTCCAGAGATAATATAGCATTGTGCTCCGGAGGAGGAAGCGTTCATTGCTTCATAAAAATATCAGCCACAAAATTTGCATTGCAAATACGTCTAAATAATCTCTAGTGTTATGACTACTTTACCTCTTGACGACGTACTGGAAAGAAAGTCCGCCCTCCACCTGCCTGGCAATTGTAGTGGGATATCAGAAAGCTAATATGTACATATggcattttaacaaaattggcTTAAAATGTTTGAGCAAATTAAATACAAGCGGCAAGTTGAACATATATGCAACCGTCGACTTGCCTTTATTCAGTGTAAATTATTAGGAATAAATCAATGCTTACGAAATTAATGTTCATACACATTATCATTTATCTACAATAATTCAGTTATAATGTATAATGCTTGTTTCTCTCTTACAGTAATCCGATTCCAGCCTCgtgatgacgtcacaaacaaTAGTGACCATCGTTGTAGTTCTAGCATTCGTTAGTTATGGAGCGAAAGGAACAATAGAAGAAGTTAGTATCCATGGAGACATATTAAACTGTTACGATTCCTACAGCCGTGCCTCAGACATTACACGATCTGTCGGCTACAACATTCACTGGAAGTGTATGCAGATGTATATATGGAACCTTGTGGAGCAGAGTAGCCTCAACATTACCCTCGCAGACCAACAATGGATCGAGAGCATTACCTCTATCCCGATTCTTCAGGGAAGGAAAAAACGACAGGCTCAAATGCCGCGCGTGCGTCGGGAATACAGGCGCATGAGCAACCAGGAGCGAGAAAATTATCACCGAGCAGTGAACTTACTGAAACAAATACCGGTAGGTGTCAGTTGTGttgtcagaaaacatttgtCGAATAATACTTGTTATTTAAATTACGTGAAAATGACGTCAACGTTTGCGAAGTCGCTCTTGAACGACTGATCGCGGTGTAATAGCTACGATAGTAAATATTCTGTACCGTTTACGTTTAAagctttaaaaaaatatagGACTAGTATAAAAACGAGCAAAACGAATTAAAAAATCTCTTTATGTCTAACGTAGAACAAGGCCAACGTATACTTCACTATCGccatttaataattatttgatttagaATACTTTCATAAAAGTTACTGTTTTTAAGAATAGAAACTGGGTATAAAAGTGCTTGGTattgacaataaatatttttagtaattatttCTAAGAATAAAAACATGGTATTAAATTGCTTGGTTTtgacaataaatattgtttctagcgtgatttttttttcagatagcAAACACGACGAGATACGACTTTATAGCTAATATTCACAGAGGAGACGCCATACCACTAGCCCACAGGGGACCAAACTTTCTCGGGTGGCACAGAGTCTACCTCATTatgtacgtatacatgtactatgttACTAGATAATAAAGCATGGTATTGTAATTTATATTACATCGCTACTTCAAATCCACTGGATGCAGGGCAATTGCATTTGTTAAGGTTGACAAATTTTGCACCAATAGTGAATACACGGTCCATTGAAGTTGTAACGTTGACAATACCACCGTGTCACTTTTGCAATGTATCGAGCATCGCTTATAAAATTGTTCAGTCCTTCATCCATTTTGAAGTTAGAAGTATAACTACTGCATCTACATCCTAAGAAATAATACAAAAGACCCCTTTTCACctgtaaaatttgttaaatGTGAATGGTGCGTCGATCAAATAGTCAAAGCTGTAAATTGATAATTACTTATATTGTTGTCTTGTAGAAGTGTAATGGTTTCGTGTGGGTACACggatttaatcattttaaaacgtAAACATGggctatgtcatagcaaaaatAAAGGTTCTGTGTGTGGCAGCAGATGAGGCAGGCATTTTGGTCCTTTGATATGCATCAAAAGAATAGAACTTATGGCGTAATTGCTTTAAGCAATACTTCAAAAGAATCTATGCAAGCCTGTGGTTGGTCATTTATTTCTCCTGATATGTCTTCAGTTCCAGCATGACAAAGTCCAGGGATAGATATCACGtaagtaatagtaacccctggaatatcgaggatgtatacctGGTAGACCGTACTGATTCAGTCTTTGGTATACTATTGACTATTGTGTGACTTGGAGACTACGGTTTGTTTTTCTATTTATGTAAGCACAGACCTGGTGGCGTGGGAAATGACAACGTATCATCAATATGTGACGATGATATTtgatttatgtatttaaattaCAGATACGAGAATGCCCTCCGACAAGTTGTGCCTGGTGTGAGCATTCCGTATTGGGCGTCATCCCTTGACAATGAACTGGACGTTTCGGAGAGGACACAgtcagtcatttggtcagatctGTTTTTTGGAAATGGAGATGGATTCGTGACATCTGGCCCATTTTCTAATTGGCAAACGCAAAGTGGACCACTAATAAGAAACATCGGCCTTTTCGGAGAACTCTTCAGCAATGATAGAATTGAGCGAATTCTGAACAGGACAAGAACTTCGGAAATCACCTCCCCGAGTGGAGCTCCAGAGAACCGGCTTGAGGATGCACACGACGAAGTGCAT
Coding sequences:
- the LOC138316005 gene encoding E3 ubiquitin-protein ligase RNF166-like isoform X3 yields the protein MAGVHVAYEYEEVELHNAGFICPICLEIFTNPVILSCGNNHVYCEECVRPYQHMAEPECPECRQPFRLDRVYQATDVLSRLCSARSKCKWCNLQLTLPDLKSHQKTCSRQDNTIQPFKPISSTSQTLPSDLPNRLTFQCPLCDQQNFTCQDLVQHCNQYHRKEKTNMDYEQDDEEMLRQAIEASMKQY